In Arthrobacter sp. QXT-31, one genomic interval encodes:
- a CDS encoding ABC transporter ATP-binding protein — translation MSKHSEEAMEEGVDYMTDTRPIAVGENTPGCKKRDPIVVAENVTRSFGGINAVDVDYLEIPRHKITALIGPNGAGKTTLFNLLTGFDTPNSGKWQFEGQSIAGVSSYKVARMGMVRTFQLTKVMGKLTVMENMRLGASNQPGERLSKALFKNIWGGREKEITEHANVLLEKFKLDTKKDDYAASLSGGQRKLLEMARSLMVRPKLVMLDEPMAGVNPALTQSLLDHIKNLKSEGMTVLFVEHDMHMVRHIADWVVVMAEGKIVAEGPPGEVMKDPAVIDAYLGAHHDVDLGDTEGIRELEQELAADEESIVGTENAGIIAVDAVAPDLRPGGSSAIPTDKDKE, via the coding sequence ATGAGCAAGCACAGCGAGGAAGCAATGGAAGAGGGCGTCGACTACATGACGGACACCCGTCCGATCGCCGTCGGGGAAAACACCCCCGGCTGCAAGAAGCGGGACCCGATCGTCGTCGCCGAAAACGTCACCCGCAGCTTCGGGGGCATCAACGCCGTCGACGTCGACTACCTGGAGATTCCGCGGCACAAGATCACCGCCCTGATCGGCCCCAACGGGGCCGGCAAGACCACCCTGTTCAACCTGCTCACCGGCTTCGATACGCCGAACTCGGGCAAGTGGCAGTTCGAGGGCCAGAGCATCGCCGGGGTGTCCTCCTACAAGGTGGCGCGGATGGGCATGGTGCGAACCTTCCAGCTCACCAAGGTCATGGGCAAGCTCACCGTCATGGAGAACATGCGGCTCGGCGCGTCCAACCAGCCGGGTGAAAGGCTGTCCAAGGCCCTGTTCAAGAACATCTGGGGCGGCCGGGAGAAGGAGATCACCGAGCACGCCAACGTCCTGCTGGAGAAGTTCAAGCTCGACACCAAGAAGGACGACTACGCGGCCTCGCTGTCCGGTGGCCAGCGCAAGCTGCTGGAGATGGCGCGTTCCCTGATGGTCCGTCCCAAACTGGTGATGCTGGACGAACCGATGGCAGGGGTCAACCCGGCACTGACGCAGTCGCTGCTGGACCACATCAAAAACCTGAAGTCCGAGGGCATGACCGTCCTCTTCGTGGAACACGACATGCACATGGTCCGGCACATCGCCGACTGGGTGGTGGTCATGGCCGAAGGGAAGATCGTGGCCGAGGGCCCCCCGGGCGAGGTCATGAAGGACCCCGCCGTCATCGACGCCTACCTGGGCGCCCACCACGACGTCGATCTTGGCGACACCGAGGGCATTCGGGAGCTGGAGCAGGAACTGGCGGCGGATGAGGAGTCCATCGTCGGCACCGAGAATGCGGGCATCATCGCCGTGGACGCTGTGGCACCTGACCTCCGGCCCGGCGGATCATCTGCCATCCCCACAGACAAGGACAAGGAATGA
- a CDS encoding ABC transporter ATP-binding protein yields the protein MSATSPAPAANSAAEDGVVVKVTDLVAGYLPGVNILNGCSIEARKGELIGIIGPNGAGKSTLLKAMFGLVKVHSGSVVVRGRDLTGLKANKLVTQGVGFVPQTNNVFATLTIEENMQMGMFQRPKDFAERFDFVTSLFPELGKRRAQRAGSLSGGERQMVAMGRALMMEPAVLLLDEPSAGLSPVKQDETFLRVHEINRAGVSVIMVEQNARRCLQICDRGYVLDQGRDAYTGTGRELMKDPKVIQLYLGTLADEH from the coding sequence ATGAGTGCCACGAGCCCGGCCCCGGCCGCAAACAGCGCAGCAGAGGACGGCGTCGTCGTCAAAGTCACGGACCTGGTGGCCGGCTACCTCCCCGGCGTCAACATCCTCAACGGGTGCAGCATCGAGGCCCGGAAGGGCGAGCTGATCGGCATTATCGGCCCGAACGGGGCCGGCAAGTCCACCCTGCTGAAGGCCATGTTCGGGCTGGTCAAGGTGCACTCCGGGTCCGTCGTGGTCCGGGGCCGTGACCTCACGGGACTGAAGGCCAACAAGCTGGTGACCCAGGGCGTCGGATTCGTGCCGCAGACCAACAACGTCTTCGCCACGCTGACCATCGAGGAAAACATGCAGATGGGCATGTTCCAGCGTCCCAAGGACTTCGCCGAGCGCTTCGACTTCGTCACCAGCCTGTTCCCTGAACTCGGCAAACGCCGGGCGCAGCGTGCAGGGTCCCTGTCCGGCGGCGAGCGGCAGATGGTGGCGATGGGGCGGGCCCTGATGATGGAACCGGCGGTGCTGCTGCTGGACGAGCCCTCGGCAGGCCTCTCCCCCGTCAAGCAGGACGAGACGTTCCTGCGGGTGCACGAGATCAACCGGGCCGGCGTGTCCGTCATCATGGTGGAACAGAACGCCCGCCGCTGCCTGCAGATCTGCGACCGCGGCTACGTCCTGGACCAGGGCAGGGACGCGTACACCGGCACCGGCCGCGAGCTCATGAAGGACCCCAAGGTCATCCAGCTGTACCTCGGCACGCTGGCGGACGAGCACTAG
- a CDS encoding ABC transporter substrate-binding protein, whose translation MISLPQAAPRVAKLTALSLGVALLATACGGGSTPSATETTAAAGGIACPAPSATAGATSTATQTGDVPAATTTTPTPLKLGSLLPTTGSLAFLGPPEIAGVNLGVKEVNDAGGVLGKPIQVVHRDSGDTKTDIATQSTTALLGQGVSAIIGAASSGVSKTVINQITGAGVVQFSPANTSPDFTTWDDKGLYWRTAPSDVLQGKVLGNYMATCGAQTVGMIVLNDAYGTGLQKNIKAAFEAAGGQVVAEELFNEGDSQFSSQVDKVIAAKPDAIALITFDQAKSIVPLLTGKGIKPTQLFMVDGNTSDYSKDFKAGTLKGAQGTIPGTFAKEDFKKELLAIDPALKDYSYAGESYDAVNLISLASEAAKSTKGAEIAKQLKAVSEGGEKCTDFPSCVTLLRNGKDIDYDGQSGPVTFSEAGDPTEAFIGIYEYQDDNKYTPAREEFGKL comes from the coding sequence ATGATTTCACTCCCCCAGGCGGCGCCCAGGGTCGCTAAGCTCACAGCGCTTAGCCTCGGCGTCGCCCTTCTGGCCACGGCTTGTGGTGGCGGCTCCACCCCAAGCGCGACCGAAACCACCGCAGCGGCAGGCGGCATCGCGTGCCCTGCACCCAGTGCCACGGCCGGGGCAACCAGTACTGCAACACAGACCGGCGACGTGCCGGCTGCGACCACCACCACCCCCACACCGCTGAAACTTGGATCGCTTCTGCCGACGACGGGGTCGCTGGCGTTCCTTGGCCCACCCGAAATCGCCGGTGTTAACCTTGGTGTCAAGGAAGTCAACGACGCCGGCGGCGTGCTCGGCAAGCCGATCCAGGTGGTCCACCGCGATTCCGGCGACACCAAGACGGACATCGCCACGCAGTCCACCACGGCACTCCTCGGCCAGGGTGTCAGCGCCATCATCGGCGCCGCCTCCTCGGGCGTGTCCAAGACCGTGATCAACCAGATCACCGGCGCGGGCGTGGTCCAGTTCTCGCCGGCCAACACCTCGCCCGACTTCACCACCTGGGATGACAAGGGCCTGTACTGGCGCACCGCTCCGTCGGACGTCCTGCAGGGCAAGGTGCTGGGTAACTACATGGCCACCTGTGGTGCCCAGACCGTGGGCATGATCGTCCTGAACGATGCCTACGGCACGGGCCTGCAGAAGAACATCAAGGCCGCCTTTGAGGCAGCCGGCGGCCAGGTTGTGGCCGAGGAACTCTTCAACGAGGGTGACTCGCAGTTCAGCAGCCAGGTGGACAAGGTCATCGCCGCGAAGCCGGATGCCATTGCGCTGATCACCTTCGACCAGGCCAAGAGCATCGTTCCGCTGCTGACCGGCAAGGGCATCAAGCCCACCCAGCTGTTCATGGTGGATGGCAACACGTCCGACTACAGCAAGGACTTCAAGGCCGGAACGCTGAAGGGCGCGCAGGGAACCATCCCCGGCACCTTCGCCAAGGAGGACTTCAAGAAGGAGCTCCTCGCCATCGACCCGGCCCTGAAGGACTACAGCTACGCCGGCGAGTCCTACGACGCCGTCAACCTGATTTCGCTGGCATCAGAGGCCGCCAAGAGCACTAAGGGCGCGGAGATCGCCAAGCAGCTCAAGGCAGTCTCCGAGGGCGGCGAGAAGTGCACGGACTTCCCGTCCTGCGTCACGCTGCTCCGCAATGGCAAGGACATCGACTACGACGGCCAGTCCGGTCCGGTGACCTTCTCCGAGGCCGGTGACCCGACGGAAGCCTTCATCGGCATCTACGAGTACCAGGACGACAACAAGTACACGCCGGCCAGGGAAGAATTCGGCAAGCTGTAA